TGCTTTATAGCAATACCCAATGGAAAAGGCACCATCGAGCCCTTCATCGGTCTCAGGGAATTCCTCTGCGAGAATCGTATATACTTCAATGGCACGTTCATAATTTTCTGCCCGATTTTCAAAAAAGTCACCAGCGCGATACAATGCGGCAGGCGTCTTTTCGTGCAGAGGATACTTGTTGTAGATTTCAACCATAACCTCACCGGCTCTATTGGGGGCTTGTGCGGTGTCATAGTAGTCCGCTGCAGTTGAGAAAAACGCGAGAGCCATTGCTGTATCACCAATGTTTTCAGCTGCTTCAATAGATATTTTTGCTGCCTCTTCGTATTTCTCGAGGTAGGCAAAGTTGATAGCAGCACGTCCATAAGCGTTTCGGCGCAATTCAACTTCTGCTTCTGGAAAACGATGGGGTAACTCTGAGAAAACAACTGCGGCACTGTCGTGCTGCTCAATTTCTTGAAACACGAGGCCCGCTTCAAACCATGCTTGTTTTCGGTGTTCACTCTCAGGGTAGAGCTCATCGATGCTTCGGAATGTTTCCGTTGCTTCTTGATACGCCCCTTGGTTTTTCTGATAGTTTGCCTTATTGAAAAGGGTTCCCGATGCCAAGGCGATAAGGCTTTCTCGTTCAGCCCCCTCTTGAATTAGAATATCATAATGATGTACTGCCTTGTCAAACTGACGATCTGCCGCGAAGGCATCAGCAAGAAGTTTTCTGGCGTCCCAAATAATATCTTCATCGTCATACGATGCAAGGAGGGTTTTGCAATCTTTAATAGCCCCAGCATAGTCCTTACCGTCAAATTGAACACTTGCAGCAAGAAGAAGTACCTCTGCAGCATCTTCGGAATCGCTAAATCTCCTTTGGTACGAGTGGATGTACTCAATAAACTCGCGCGTTGAAGCAAGGTCATAGGATTCTTCTTCGCTGAGGCCGCGCTCTTTCATCTCTTGCTTGCGAAGCTCATTTAAACTAGCGATGGCGTTATAGCCAGCCTCTTCTTGAGATATCTGCTCAACACTTTGCTCTTGTTCTCGTCTCAGCTCTTCAATCATTTCTTCACTCATGCCAACGGTATCACCCATGTCCGGGGTATAGTCGGCATATTCTGAGAGATCGGCCTGCGCAACAAAGTCGTAGTATTCTGCAGCTTTTCTATGTTCTCCAAGGACACTGTAGATATCACCTGCATAGTAGTGGTATTGATATACTCGCCACTCATCCTCGTCAAAATCAGAAATGAATCGATTATACATGGCAAGGGCTTGTTGATACTTCTCCACTCCTTCAGGGCTTGGTTCTCCCGTGTCGGTCGTGTCTTTCTGAGCCTCTGAGTGATAGTAGAGAGCTGTTGATGAAATGGCATCCTTGACATGCTCTTCTGCTTGTGCCAAGGCGATTGCATTATCACGGTTGTTCGCCGCCCATGATCCATCACGGTGGTATCTTTCAATAAGCTCTTCCCGTGCAGCGTTTGCCTCTTCATATCGTCGGTTAATAATGTGGGCATTCATAATGCGCATTTGGGCCTTGGGGGCTCGTTCAAAATGAGGAAAACGTTCCATGGCTGTACTGAGGGCAAGTATTGCTTGGTCATACTGTCCATGTTCAAAGTTTTTAAAACCAACTTCGTAGATTACCGTGTCTTCATAGGTTCTTTGGCCAACACGGTCAAAGTAGTCAAGGGCATGTTGAGCCCCTTCTTCTGGAAGATCTGAAAAGGCAAGGGAGATATAGTCAAGGGCATTACGACGAAGGTCTCCTCGAGGAAATATGTCGCGATCTACATTGTCCACATACTGCGCAAACATTTCCGCAGAACGAAGAAGGTCTCCAATGTTATAGTAGATCTCGGACTTTCGATAATGGGCAAGTTCACGGTTGATGGCTGTGAGCTGCGACATGTCGATCTCCTTCAGATGACGAAGGGCGTCACGGTGTCGAAACTCATCAAAATGCATTTGAGCAATTCTAAAGTGTGCATTGTTCACCAAACGGTGGTCTGGAGCATGCTCTATGAGATCTTTGTAGGCCTGCATTGAAGAATCTACTTCACCACGCAGGTTATAGATACCCCCAATTTGGAAATAGGCGTTTGCCAGCTGATTTGATTCCGGATATTCTTCTACGGCTTGCTGATATGTGCGCAGAGCTTGTGTGTAGTCAGGGCGAGGAGCTGTTGGTCGGTCTCCTACGGGGTTTCTGTTCCATTCAGCAAACGCTTCCTCATAGCGGTTTTGGGCTTGCACAAATTCATTTCGTGCTCGTTGGTAATAGAGCCGTCCCAAGGAGTATATGGCTTCGGCACAGATGTTCCTTTGAAAACCCGTTGCATCTTCGCACCCATCAAGGGTTCGTTCATATCGTCGTATGGATTCATTAATGCTTTGAGCGGAGCGTTCATCATCGCTTCGGTCACGGCTACTTTCTCTGGTCTCGATACGTTCACGTTCTTCCCGGAGCTGTCTGAGCCGTTCCCGTATCTCTTCGGCCGATTCGGCAGAGCTTGTAGCGGGGAAGATAAATCCGAATGAAATAAGTGCAATAAGCAGATATGTACAATTCCTCATGGTAACCATTGACTCCTTGCCGTTATCAAATTGTAAGCTACACCAGTTAAACATCTAATTTAAATTAAATCAAATCTTTTTGCTTATTTTTTATTCTTTTTGTCTAATTTTCATATGAGGGTCTCCGCGACTATGGCATGGGGGAACAATTCCGCTACGTTGTGGGCGTGGGCCCTGTTTTGGGCGATCCCAACCACGGTAGAACCAGAGCCGCTTAAAAAAGATGCACAGCATCCCGCCTCACGTAAGGCCGTTGTAATTTGGCTGATACGGGGCTCTTTTTGTATGATGCACTTTTGAAAATCATTGTGAAACAATGGTGCCATCTCACGGTATTCGTTTCTTTCCAGGGCTTTGATAAGTGCCTCAGTGTTTTTTATCTCTTTTCCGCATAGTGGGTAGATGAGTTCTTTGTAGGCGCGAGCCGTTGCTATGCCAAAGGGAGGAATTACCAGTACAAAGGAGAAGGTGCATTCTGTGGGAATTGCCGTGAGGGTTCCTGTTGTTTCGCTGTCGAAGGCCGTTTTTCCCAGAAAATAATAGGGGATATCCATTCCAAAGGCTCCTCCTATGGCCATTTTCTCGGCAGGTGAAAGGGACAGTTCCCATGCTGTATTCAAAAGGTTGATCATGGTTGCTGCGTTGGCACTGCCGCCGGCAAGGCCTCCCTGTACCGGAATGTTTTTCTCTAGCTCGATGTGGTATTCCTGTGGGTGTTTATACCGGTCTTGCATGAAGCGTAAGACTGCTATACACAGGTTTGTCTCGTCACAGGGAACGCGGGAGTCGGTACAGGTAAGCCGTGTTTCTTCAGCTGGAGTGAGGGTAATTGTGTCAGCAAGATCAATCTGGTGCTTCACAATGCCCATTTCATGATATCCCGCCAGCGGTCCATGAGTAATTTTTCCGATAATGTCGAGAGCAAGGGTTATGCGAGTGTATGATTTTTCCTGTACTGCAGAGTTATTCGGCATACTCTATCCATTTCCATATTTTAAGATTGTTTTGTTCGTCTCGTCGGAGTAGGAAGTATTGTCCCTGTATGGTAAAGGTGTGTCTTCCATCTCCAAGTTGTGGAGCCTCCAGGGCTATTTCTGCACGCCCCGTTTGCACTACGATGTAGGCGTAGTCATCTTCGGCTGAAAGTGGGCTTCCAGTGTGGGAAAAATACTCCACGGATTCGATAAACATGGAGCGGGTAAAAGAAAGGTGTTCTGCACGGTTAAATAGATTATCGTGTATCCGTCGTTCATCCCTAAACTCCAGCGGGATAAACTGTATATCCGGTGGTACTGTTTCATCAAAGACAATGCTGTCGGGAAGTCGTTCAGCCCCGTAGGGGAAATCAAGTCCTGAAGTGGGAGGGACATATATGTAGGAAGATAAGTCGAGAGTGTCATACATAAGCGTGGTGAAAAGGGTGATGTTTCGTTGCTCGTATGACTCCTGTAGCAGGGTTATTACCTCTTCTGGTGTGGTGCTTTCGAGGTTTCCCTGCGGGGTGTTCTGTGACGGAAAAAAAGGGTTGAAGCATGCCGTAAACATGCCAGCACTAATAGCCAGGGCTAAAAAAAGATGTCTCCTTTGTTGCGTCATGTTCCAGGCTTTCCCATCGTGTGATTTTCCATCGTTGTGAATCTCCGTATGTTAAATATATAAGGATCTTTTCCTGAAGAGTGTCTTCGGGCAAGAAAATTGTAGATTTTCGCACGGGGAGTTCGTGCTCTGCTCCATCCTTGGGAAAAAACTCGGCGGAATCTCCCTGCCATTCAACACGAGGGGTGTGGCTTGTTTCGATGTCAATAAGGCGTTCTATGAATTCATCCCGATTCCATGTGTTTTCCCGTGCGTCGGTAAAACGAAAGCTCTGTGAGAAAAATGTGCCGTACTCAGCGGACGGTTCGAAGTTGATGTCCACGGTGCTTTGTATTATCGTCATAAAGTTAAGCGGGTCTGATATGTCGCCCTCCGGTTCTGGTGCTGATTCCGGTGAAAACAGAGCACAAGAAGAAAAAACAAGCGCAAAGAGTACAGTTTTCATAAGGTCCTCCGGAGTGAAAGAGCAATATCCCATCTGCCGGTGGTGCGTGACCGTGACAGATCAAGATCATATCGTAGATGTCCTGATAAAAAATGAGTGTCTGACAGGAGTATTTCGCCCTTGAGCTGGGGAGTAATAAAAAGGTATGATTGGGTTTGTGTATAGGAAGACACATAGTCCCATTCGTAAAAGGTGCTGTGCCGCAGGCGTAGGCCCCCCGTAAGGTTTCGTGTTTCTGCATCTCCTATGGAAGCGCCACCATAGAGCACTCCTTCTCGATTCTTTCGTGTTACCTCATAGGCATTATCGGAGATGTCGCCGTTGTCGTAGTAGTATAAGCCTCCTTCCCCATGGAGAGACACCGCTGGGTTGGGAAGTTCTTGCGTGGCGCGGGAGGTTACATAAAAGTGACGACGATGCGTTGAGTCTGCATGGATAAAAAAGCGTGGCTCAACCCTCGCGCCAAGGTCGCTTTCTACTTCCAAGGTGCTACGAAGCTGTTTCGTTGCACGAATACCACCGAAAATTTGTCGTCGAATATAGCTGTTGTGGCTTTGCTGTGGCGAGAGGTAATTGCTTGTTTCCCGGAGGCTGTGCAGGCGGGTAGTGAGGGAAAGGCGCGGAGAGATTTCTTTTTCAAATCGCCCCTCATGAGAAAGAAACTGTTTGTCATAATCAAGGTTATATTGGCGACCATTTACTTCTTTGGGATAGGTACGGCGTTCTCGTTGTATGCTAAAGGAGTAATGTACGTCCATGGGAAGTCCTGTGTACACAAGGCTGTTTTTAAATAGAGGAGAAAAGAGTTCTGCATCTCGAATGGTAAATCTTGGGCGAAGTTCTTCATAGGTGTCTCGCTCTTTTTCATACTCGCGGTACAGATACGTAATGTCACCCACGGCAAGGGTGAGCTCGGCGCTTCCGTCTATGTGGGCATTATCGCCAATGGTATAGGGAAGATCTATGTGGGGGGAGAAATCACGTCGTCTTCGGCTTGCGCGACGATCTTCATGAGGAAAGTGGTATGAATCGTGGCGGTAGTGGATATGGACATCAGGGGTTCCAATAATTGCCCTGTTTCCTTCCCCAAGTCCTGTAAGTGTACCGCTTACATTGAGAGTGTTGTCTACGCGGAGCGGGGCACTGCTGAGATTTTCCGAGTAGCCGTATATGTTTCCCATGCGTCCATGTACTAAGGTGTCCGATGCAGAGATATGGAGAGAGTCAGCAAGAACCAGTCCTTCTCGGTGCCATGCCATGTGTGCGTTGCCACTGGTGACACGGGTGTTCACATCGCTGCCCATGTAGCGTCCGGACATGCTTCCCGATGCATAGAGTGAGTGGTTCGGAAACAGGGGGGTCTCTCTGTCGCCCGCAGAAAGTGAGAAATATACACCATCATCATAGGTGGCGCTGTCGAGAGGGGTGGCAGACCATGGGGTTTCAAGGGCGGTCGTCCAGATGTCAAAGGTGTATCCCCCTGATGCAACAAGGGGGGTAGAAAACAGCGTTGTTTGTACAACGGGGCCTATGGACAGGGAGGCAACACCGTAGCCGGCCTCAGATTGTGGTTGTTGCAAGTAAAAAGCGGGAGACAGCTCTATTCCCGGGTGAATAGTAGATGAGTTTACATGGAGCAACTTACTGTTCATCCCAAGATGTTGTCGTTGAGAACCTCTGCTTTGATCGTAGAGAAGCTGGTACTCTGTAGTATGTGAAAGGGTAAAGGGAGCAATGGTCGTGGTATAGCTATGGGATCCGTCCACGCTGAAATTGTCGTGGTAATAGTATGATTCTACAGAGTAATTATGCGCGGCGTACAGCTGCATGCTCAGCAGGGCAACGCAGATCCTTACGAGTAAAGTGTTTGGTATAATTCGAGCCACTGGGGCACCTCTAATTCTTCGGCACGGACATTCTCATTAATTTGGCATGTGCGAAGGGCTTCACGTACTTCTTCTTTGCTTTTTATGTGGGTGGATAAAGGGGTAAGAAGTTTTTTTCGTCGCATGGAAAAGCCCCGAGATACAAAATTGAAAAAAAGCGGGAGCTCTTCAGGCGCCAAGGGGCCACTTGTATCAGGGGTAAGATGAATTTGAAACACGGCTGAGGTTACTTTCGGGGGCGGAAAAAAGGCTCCAGGAGGAACGGTGAACAGTTGGCGCGGTTCGCCGAAATAGCCGCATAGAATTGTAAGAAAGCTTCTGTTTTTACCGCCACCCTTGTGACAGATTCGTTGTGCCACCTCTCGTTGTACCATACAGGTTAGGCTGCGCAGATGAGTCCCTGTGAGCAGAGCTTGTTTTATTATGTGAGAGGCAACGTTGTAGGGGAGGTTTCCCACAAGATGAAAGGGGGTTGTGATTGTGCTGTAGTCGTAGGCAGCAGCATCCCCCTGTATAATCGTGCAGGGTCGCCCATGGATTGTGCTTTCAAGATGCGGAATAATAGTTTTGTCAAGCTCTATCATTGTAAGAGGAGCATCATATGAAAGAAGTTCTGTGCTTAAGGCACCTGTCCCGGGGCCGATCTCCCAGATCTCGTCGCCCTGCTCTATGGGAAGTGATGCGGCAATCTTTTCCACATAATGATGGGTTGTGAGAAAGTTTTGTCCAAAGTTACGATTTGGCTTATGCGACGGCACCCCTACTCCTTTTCGTTGAATATATAATAAGCAACAACTATTCACGGCATTAGAGGAGAAAAAAAGAAGGAGTAGCGTACGCTACTCCTTCAGATAGAGAATACTGTGCAATCTTAGCGAACAAAAGCTCTCTGAGTAAGAGATTGGCTATTGTTTACACCGCGTACATTTATCATATATACGCCGCGTGCAAGATTGTTCAGTTCTATATTGTTTACACCTTGCGAAAGCTCTGTAGAAGAGAGAGATGTTACAATACGACCACTGGCAGTTGCAACACTCACGTCATACTTACCGCTTTGGGCAACATTCAGAGAAAGAGCGTTGTTATTCAGTGTATTTACTGCAAGGTCACTGATGCTTGTTGTACGCTCTGTATCAATAATAGATACGGTTCCTTGTTCTATGCCTTCGCCATATAGAGTAAGGTTGGCTATGCTAAACTCTACGTCGTATGGCTCTGAGCGAGTACTCCAGCTTCCGTCACTTGCATTTTCGGGAGCAAGGGGTTTGATCTCAATGCCGGTGATCGTGCTTGGATCAATCGCGTCACGTCCATACTGCATGGATCCAGCAAACTCAGGATCATCTTCAACATATTGGTCATAGTCGAACGCCCACAGTGGGATGTGTCCGGAAGATACCATTTCGGAGGTGTTTGCGTTGGCAAGGATTACCTGTCTATCCGCATCTCCTTCAATGTTCAAGCGAATTGCCAGAGCAGAGGTCGACTTGTAGTCAAGGGAGATGTAGTTGAGGTCTTCAACACTTAGGTTATAAGCGTTAAAGGTGGCCCATGGAGATTGTGTTCCGCTTTCAGCATCAATGGTAACACTTCCGCTAAAGTCACCCTTGAAGCTTCCTGCAGAGGCACTGGAGTTTAGTTCAGGATTGCTAATAAAGACAAACTCAATATCATCTCCAGATACCGCAGGAAGTGGATCTGGCGCTTGGCTTGCCATGGATTCAAGCTCGTGTACCAAGTCTGTGGCAGTTACAAACTCAACACCTTGCCCTTGTGCCCATGTAACAAACTGCTCAGCTGCAGATATCCGTGTTTCCCATGTATTCCAGTTGTTGGTAACCACAAGACCATACCCGGGAGCGTTGAAGTCAGACAAAAGAGTGGCATTGTCGTAGATGGGAGTATGATAATCCGTATGCATACCAAAATGAAAGGGCGAACGGTTACCGTCGAGTCGCTGTTCCATGGTGTGTTGCATACTTTCAAGCCACGTGCTTTCTTCCATACCCCACATGATCCATGTGTTAAAGTCATACGCGGTAATTTTACCGTTGTTTTGTACCCAATGCACACTGTCAGAAGAAGAGGGGCGGTCACCATCGGGAGCACCATCAAGAATTGCTGCATGGTTTGCCCATACTTGCTCACGAATACCTTCTGGAACTATAACCGCATTTGTGTGAAGGTTCCATAATCCTGATCCAGTAGGTAGGGAGTCAACAGTTCTTCGACCACCGCGACTATACTGTGTCCAAGAGTTCACAATGCCGTTATCTACAGTGTATGGCCACAGAAAGTTTGTTCCATCACGGTGATATTCATACCCTTCTTCGCTTCCACCATCCCAGAGATAGCCGAGATCTGCAAGGGCGAAGAATTGGGCAGAGTTAATTTCAAGACGGGGAGCACGGAAGCCGCGTACGCCGTTTGCGGGAACGTTACCTTCATTTACCAATACGTCTTCACCAAGTTGGATTAGTCCACGCCACGCTTCTTCGCTGATATAGCGGCCAGCATAGACGCCCCACCCCATTTGAGTGCCGGATGATCCGGAGTTCATACCAAATTGTTGAGTAAGATCAATGGTCTCACCCCAGGGCATTTCCTGTACTTCTTGGTTGTTAAAGCCGTCACCACCCCAAGCGGAAAACCCGTCAGTACGAGATTCCCCACGAATGGAGTTGTTGTAAGGGTTATTTCCCCGCTGGTAGGGCAGTGGAGAGTTTGCTTCCAAGTGGTCCACGGTGTGGTTTCCAATTTCGTGCCCATTCTGAAGAGCACGTTGCGTCACATCGCGAATTGTATTGGGCTGGATTGATTCTCCATCAACAAGGATTTCATGTTCTCGCCCCCACGAAACAGCGATTTTGTTGTGGTCGAGGTTGTCGGCAGCAGGAGGCTCAAAATACCCCCAGTCAGATTCATAGTTCATCCATGCTTCACCTTGCGGTGCGCCGTTTGCAAAAATATCAATGTACAACCCGGAAATCATATTAAATGTGGCAGGGGCTCCCAGACCGTCAATTGCCCACGCCATTCCCATATCACCTTCTTGGATTTCGAGGGGGTTGTCGTCTGAGTCCCATGGAGTAAATGTTACGCCCCCTACACGGCCCATTTCTTCCCATTGTGCGTTGGGCTGGCCTTCGTAGACAGTTCCGTCCAAGCCGGAGTACGCGTTGTCGTCAAATACCAGAATCGCATATTGCTGAACCTGGTCAGCGGGTAACCCCGCTGGGTTTACTGGTGATGGAAAAACGTTGACCGCTGCATTGGCAGACCCGAGGGCCGCACATAAAGCTGCAGCTGAAAGTATTCGTTTCATCATAAAGCCTCCTAAAAACTTTATCGAAATTTAGAATTTCTTCTCACTGAATAATATACCAAAAAAAAAGAATAATGCAGTTATTTGTTCTTTGGGAGAATATACGTGCTCAGTCTTTGTAGGAATAGCAATCTTTTCTCTAGGTAAGGTCAATTTATATGGGGGGTAACGAGGGTAAATGCACATTTTTGTTGAAGAAAATGTTAAATGTTCCTTTTTGTGGGTGTTGTTTCTTGGGGTGGTGTAACGTGTGCGTGAGAGCCCCCTTTTTCGAGGGCTGCTTTGAAAAATGCAGTGTTTATTTTGTGGTAATGCAAATATCTTTACAGAGAACTGTTTGGCCTGGGTATATTTTTTTTCTGCGTCGCTGTTCTACGGAACCGTCCACAAGGACCAGCCCCCCTTGAATAAGTGTTTTGGCTGCTCCACCGCTCTCGCAGAGGTTACACGCTTTTAAGAGCTGACAGAGTTCAATCCACTCGCCTTCTATTGTAAAATTCATCGCTTCTCCACACAGATAAGGGTTCGTTTTCCAAGTGCTGGGGTACTGATGTCGTATGTTTTGTGGTGTTGAAAAAGGTCGCGGTCATCAAGAAGGGCTGCTTTGTAGAGGCAAAGGGTTCCACCTTTCTTCAGAATGCGCAACAAAGGGTGGACGAACTGTGGCGTTATCTTCACTGATCTGCACGTGATCATATCAAAGGTTTCCGTAAAAGAAGCAGGAATATCCTCGATTCGCGTGTGAATTGTATCCACATTCTTCAGAAGGAGTGTATTGGCGATACGCTCAATGGCGGCAAGCTTTTTTTTCCGGCAGTCAAGTAGGGTAAATCGAGCAGTTGGAAAAAGAATGGCGAGGGGAAGCCCGGGAAGTCCACCGCCAGTACCAAAGTCCAGTATGTTTTTGTTTGAAAAATCAACGTGTTGAATGGGGAGTGTCGAGTCTAAATAATGGCGGGTCCAATACTCTTGCTCAGGGGTTTTACGAGAGATAAGGTTCACTCCTTCATTCTCACGTAGCAAACAGGCGTGGAGTAGATTAAATTTCTCTATAAGGGAATCTTTCCTTTGAGGAAATTCTTTTTGTAAAAACGCTGTGAATATATCTATATTTCCCATGGTGTCGTCCGCCTTTTTAGGGGTAAAATATTTTAGGGGCTTTGGTAAGAGTAGGCTTAATTGCTGAACTGCCCCTTGTTGAAAAAGGAAAACGCAACATGATGCAGCGCAGAGTACGGAAGCTTGGGGAAATTCTTCTCTCTCAAGGCTTAATTAGTGAGTCTCAGCTTGCAAAGGCCTTGCAAATCCAGCAAAAAACTGGGAAAACCCTCGGAACTATTCTCATAAAAACCGGTCTTGTCTCTGCCGATGACATTAGCTCGGTCTTGGGACAACAGATACATATCTCTTCACGGAAAC
Above is a genomic segment from Chitinivibrio alkaliphilus ACht1 containing:
- a CDS encoding tetratricopeptide repeat protein, which produces MRNCTYLLIALISFGFIFPATSSAESAEEIRERLRQLREERERIETRESSRDRSDDERSAQSINESIRRYERTLDGCEDATGFQRNICAEAIYSLGRLYYQRARNEFVQAQNRYEEAFAEWNRNPVGDRPTAPRPDYTQALRTYQQAVEEYPESNQLANAYFQIGGIYNLRGEVDSSMQAYKDLIEHAPDHRLVNNAHFRIAQMHFDEFRHRDALRHLKEIDMSQLTAINRELAHYRKSEIYYNIGDLLRSAEMFAQYVDNVDRDIFPRGDLRRNALDYISLAFSDLPEEGAQHALDYFDRVGQRTYEDTVIYEVGFKNFEHGQYDQAILALSTAMERFPHFERAPKAQMRIMNAHIINRRYEEANAAREELIERYHRDGSWAANNRDNAIALAQAEEHVKDAISSTALYYHSEAQKDTTDTGEPSPEGVEKYQQALAMYNRFISDFDEDEWRVYQYHYYAGDIYSVLGEHRKAAEYYDFVAQADLSEYADYTPDMGDTVGMSEEMIEELRREQEQSVEQISQEEAGYNAIASLNELRKQEMKERGLSEEESYDLASTREFIEYIHSYQRRFSDSEDAAEVLLLAASVQFDGKDYAGAIKDCKTLLASYDDEDIIWDARKLLADAFAADRQFDKAVHHYDILIQEGAERESLIALASGTLFNKANYQKNQGAYQEATETFRSIDELYPESEHRKQAWFEAGLVFQEIEQHDSAAVVFSELPHRFPEAEVELRRNAYGRAAINFAYLEKYEEAAKISIEAAENIGDTAMALAFFSTAADYYDTAQAPNRAGEVMVEIYNKYPLHEKTPAALYRAGDFFENRAENYERAIEVYTILAEEFPETDEGLDGAFSIGYCYKAMGDQRRMADAFAEFAKNFSRHRPNQIQALIYATRAYVELDDFDNAELNVRLATRIYDEYKDEAAIAPELGAEAYYTYGQLNHEQVLRFDLSTGANEREVQGKIDDVREIIEKTVEAYTLSMEQQIREWVVKSLYQLAKLNYDYARMYEERKVFGDVEDQIVGRAQALKGVCPGLYDRAIENLSVLIERAEAEGIESEYIPKARELVVESGYRKALLLKEVGILYRDAPMPAGLSAEEEQIYMDELYDHYLQYIAASVPYYEETIDIAINLHIGHNEWIDSIQKEIEMVEIETMGQITSEYKQVDLDEILQEYRESEEAQQARIAAIKRRTADERKQALATIDRIANSEMPIEEKIERLMEIEENARRALREEEEKIREYREILGINEQ
- the ispE gene encoding 4-(cytidine 5'-diphospho)-2-C-methyl-D-erythritol kinase, with product MPNNSAVQEKSYTRITLALDIIGKITHGPLAGYHEMGIVKHQIDLADTITLTPAEETRLTCTDSRVPCDETNLCIAVLRFMQDRYKHPQEYHIELEKNIPVQGGLAGGSANAATMINLLNTAWELSLSPAEKMAIGGAFGMDIPYYFLGKTAFDSETTGTLTAIPTECTFSFVLVIPPFGIATARAYKELIYPLCGKEIKNTEALIKALERNEYREMAPLFHNDFQKCIIQKEPRISQITTALREAGCCASFLSGSGSTVVGIAQNRAHAHNVAELFPHAIVAETLI
- the rsmA gene encoding 16S rRNA (adenine(1518)-N(6)/adenine(1519)-N(6))-dimethyltransferase RsmA, which codes for MPSHKPNRNFGQNFLTTHHYVEKIAASLPIEQGDEIWEIGPGTGALSTELLSYDAPLTMIELDKTIIPHLESTIHGRPCTIIQGDAAAYDYSTITTPFHLVGNLPYNVASHIIKQALLTGTHLRSLTCMVQREVAQRICHKGGGKNRSFLTILCGYFGEPRQLFTVPPGAFFPPPKVTSAVFQIHLTPDTSGPLAPEELPLFFNFVSRGFSMRRKKLLTPLSTHIKSKEEVREALRTCQINENVRAEELEVPQWLELYQTLYS
- a CDS encoding polysaccharide deacetylase, with the translated sequence MMKRILSAAALCAALGSANAAVNVFPSPVNPAGLPADQVQQYAILVFDDNAYSGLDGTVYEGQPNAQWEEMGRVGGVTFTPWDSDDNPLEIQEGDMGMAWAIDGLGAPATFNMISGLYIDIFANGAPQGEAWMNYESDWGYFEPPAADNLDHNKIAVSWGREHEILVDGESIQPNTIRDVTQRALQNGHEIGNHTVDHLEANSPLPYQRGNNPYNNSIRGESRTDGFSAWGGDGFNNQEVQEMPWGETIDLTQQFGMNSGSSGTQMGWGVYAGRYISEEAWRGLIQLGEDVLVNEGNVPANGVRGFRAPRLEINSAQFFALADLGYLWDGGSEEGYEYHRDGTNFLWPYTVDNGIVNSWTQYSRGGRRTVDSLPTGSGLWNLHTNAVIVPEGIREQVWANHAAILDGAPDGDRPSSSDSVHWVQNNGKITAYDFNTWIMWGMEESTWLESMQHTMEQRLDGNRSPFHFGMHTDYHTPIYDNATLLSDFNAPGYGLVVTNNWNTWETRISAAEQFVTWAQGQGVEFVTATDLVHELESMASQAPDPLPAVSGDDIEFVFISNPELNSSASAGSFKGDFSGSVTIDAESGTQSPWATFNAYNLSVEDLNYISLDYKSTSALAIRLNIEGDADRQVILANANTSEMVSSGHIPLWAFDYDQYVEDDPEFAGSMQYGRDAIDPSTITGIEIKPLAPENASDGSWSTRSEPYDVEFSIANLTLYGEGIEQGTVSIIDTERTTSISDLAVNTLNNNALSLNVAQSGKYDVSVATASGRIVTSLSSTELSQGVNNIELNNLARGVYMINVRGVNNSQSLTQRAFVR
- a CDS encoding RNA-binding S4 domain-containing protein, producing MNFTIEGEWIELCQLLKACNLCESGGAAKTLIQGGLVLVDGSVEQRRRKKIYPGQTVLCKDICITTK
- the rsmG gene encoding 16S rRNA (guanine(527)-N(7))-methyltransferase RsmG; translation: MGNIDIFTAFLQKEFPQRKDSLIEKFNLLHACLLRENEGVNLISRKTPEQEYWTRHYLDSTLPIQHVDFSNKNILDFGTGGGLPGLPLAILFPTARFTLLDCRKKKLAAIERIANTLLLKNVDTIHTRIEDIPASFTETFDMITCRSVKITPQFVHPLLRILKKGGTLCLYKAALLDDRDLFQHHKTYDISTPALGKRTLICVEKR